From a single Brassica oleracea var. oleracea cultivar TO1000 chromosome C5, BOL, whole genome shotgun sequence genomic region:
- the LOC106344618 gene encoding uncharacterized protein LOC106344618 produces the protein MIYNKPIQHIGKIRFPTYDGNSDPRQYMIAFTIAMGRTNFTPDKKDAGYCQLFVENLSGQALSWFSRLESGSIDSYQQLSTSFLKHYSIYIEDGATEADLYTLSQERTESLRSFIGRFKKIVSRVKVPDKIATTALINALWYESKLDEDLKINKTQTLQDALHRSNLFIELEEDKEAMAKKYAATRTVATKDEPKEECHESRSRSETERKKEEGDRKALSFHVSDVQRPPRQAWNKWSREDDSTMYCEFHKRNEHSTMECRHLQEYLLGKYQRGEIKPPDGERTRTDDNRRDDRRRTPPRREPIRMEREVKNKNCIEMISPKRERPEERPEDNLSPPP, from the coding sequence ATGATCTACAATAAGCCGATACAACACATAGGAAAAATAAGATTCCCGACCTACGACGGAAACTCAGACCCCCGTCAGTACATGATCGCTTTCACCATAGCCATGGGACGAACCAACTTCACCCCAGACAAGAAAGACGCCGGATACTGTCAGCTCTTCGTAGAAAATCTCAGCGGACAGGCCCTCAGCTGGTTCTCAAGGCTCGAATCCGGTTCGATCGACAGCTACCAACAACTGTCCACGTCTTTCCTTAAACACTACTCGATATATATCGAGGACGGAGCGACAGAAGCAGATCTTTACACTCTGTCCCAGGAACGAACCGAATCCCTCAGAAGCTTCATCGGAAGATTCAAAAAGATCGTGTCTCGCGTCAAAGTACCGGACAAGATAGCCACGACGGCCTTGATCAACGCCCTGTGGTACGAATCGAAGCTGGACGAAGACCTCAAGATAAACAAAACACAAACACTCCAAGATGCGCTTCACAGGTCAAACTTGTTTATCGAACTAGAAGAAGACAAGGAGGCAATGGCTAAGAAATACGCGGCAACAAGGACGGTCGCAACCAAAGATGAACCGAAAGAAGAATGCCACGAGTCACGAAGTCGATCGGAGACGGAACGAAAGAAAGAAGAAGGTGATCGAAAGGCCCTGAGCTTCCATGTCAGTGACGTGCAGAGACCACCAAGACAAGCCTGGAACAAATGGTCCCGAGAGGACGATTCAACAATGTACTGCGAATTTCACAAGAGGAATGAGCATTCAACGATGGAATGCAGGCACTTGCAAGAATACCTACTTGGGAAGTATCAAAGAGGCGAAATCAAACCCCCAGACGGTGAAAGAACCAGGACCGACGATAACCGAAGGGATGACCGCCGTAGAACGCCGCCAAGAAGAGAGCCGATCCGCATGGAGCGTGAGGTCAAAAACAAAAACTGCATAGAGATGATATCTCCAAAAAGAGAGCGCCCAGAAGAACGGCCAGAAGACAACCTCTCACCTCCACCATGA